One window of Streptococcus troglodytae genomic DNA carries:
- a CDS encoding ABC transporter ATP-binding protein, which yields MKKKSTMAWISEFIAPYRFYYIASVLLAFASVIFGFLPYFYIGQIIRNLLNGLKDEQVYLQACLWMAVFWLVYAICHALSTALSHKATFVVLADIRFRLTEKLAKIPLGSVLGQSSGSYKNIIVERVDAAETTLAHIIPEFTAALIGPLIALFYMMKLDWRLTLLSLLTLPIGILFYANMLRKSKGDYENTVVKTKALNDTAVEYINGIEVIKVFGKEKFSYQKFVTAAKEGADCFIEWMRKCQFDMAAVTVIMPSVFMILLPVGTYFVYSGSLSQDNFILLLILSMGLLTPLITLGSYMDDIRKVHTIFGEITEILERPDLKRPQELSQELHERDIILKNVSFAYEKGKEVLHDISLTIKSGTVNALVGPSGSGKSTLAKLMASFWDVKSGSISFGGLDIRKIPLEDYSQWIAYVSQDNFLFNDSILENIRLGKPSASDEEVYQVAKDCGCYDFIMDLENGFATQVGSSGGSLSGGERQRIAIARAMLKDAPVVILDEATAYTDPENEALVQSSIVQLVKDKTLIVIAHRLSTIADADQIVLVNEGHLEATGTQEELLSSSDLYQKMWQAHLSVRDTDQDEKIGGLAHA from the coding sequence ATGAAGAAAAAATCAACAATGGCATGGATTTCTGAGTTCATTGCCCCCTATAGATTTTATTACATAGCAAGTGTGCTTTTGGCCTTTGCTTCGGTTATTTTTGGTTTTCTGCCTTATTTTTATATTGGACAGATTATTCGTAATTTGCTCAATGGGCTTAAAGATGAGCAAGTTTATTTACAGGCATGTCTGTGGATGGCAGTCTTTTGGCTAGTTTATGCCATCTGCCATGCCTTGTCAACCGCCCTTTCTCACAAGGCTACTTTTGTTGTCCTAGCAGATATTCGTTTTCGTTTAACAGAGAAATTAGCTAAGATTCCTTTAGGCTCTGTTCTTGGACAATCATCTGGATCCTACAAAAATATTATCGTTGAGCGGGTTGATGCTGCTGAAACAACTTTAGCTCACATTATTCCGGAATTTACAGCAGCTTTAATTGGTCCCTTAATTGCCCTTTTCTATATGATGAAGTTGGATTGGCGGTTGACCCTTTTGTCTCTTTTAACGCTGCCAATTGGCATTTTATTTTATGCTAATATGCTGCGCAAAAGTAAAGGTGATTACGAAAATACAGTGGTCAAGACCAAGGCTTTGAACGATACAGCCGTTGAATATATCAATGGTATTGAAGTGATCAAGGTATTTGGGAAGGAAAAATTCTCCTATCAAAAATTTGTCACAGCAGCTAAGGAAGGAGCTGATTGTTTTATTGAATGGATGCGTAAGTGTCAATTTGATATGGCGGCAGTCACTGTTATTATGCCCTCTGTCTTTATGATTCTTTTGCCTGTTGGCACTTACTTTGTTTACAGTGGTAGTTTATCCCAAGACAATTTCATTTTACTGTTGATTTTATCAATGGGGCTTTTAACTCCTTTAATAACGCTGGGGAGTTATATGGATGATATCAGAAAAGTCCATACCATTTTTGGTGAAATTACCGAAATTTTAGAACGTCCGGATTTAAAGCGTCCACAAGAATTGTCTCAGGAGTTACATGAAAGAGATATTATTTTGAAAAACGTTTCTTTCGCCTATGAAAAAGGCAAAGAGGTTCTACACGATATTTCTTTGACCATCAAGTCAGGAACCGTTAATGCTTTGGTCGGCCCTTCAGGATCTGGTAAGTCTACTCTGGCCAAATTAATGGCTTCTTTCTGGGATGTTAAATCAGGCAGCATTTCCTTTGGTGGGCTGGATATCAGAAAAATTCCGTTAGAAGATTACAGTCAATGGATTGCCTATGTTTCTCAAGATAATTTTCTTTTTAATGACAGTATTTTGGAGAATATTCGCTTGGGAAAACCCTCTGCAAGTGATGAAGAAGTTTACCAAGTTGCTAAAGATTGCGGTTGTTATGATTTTATTATGGATCTGGAAAATGGTTTTGCAACGCAGGTTGGTAGTTCTGGTGGCAGTCTATCTGGCGGTGAACGCCAAAGAATAGCTATTGCCAGAGCTATGCTAAAGGATGCCCCTGTTGTTATTTTGGATGAAGCGACTGCTTATACAGATCCCGAAAATGAAGCGCTGGTGCAATCAAGCATCGTACAGTTGGTTAAAGATAAGACCTTGATTGTGATTGCCCATCGCCTCTCAACCATTGCCGATGCGGATCAGATTGTTTTGGTAAATGAAGGGCATCTAGAGGCAACAGGTACACAAGAAGAATTATTAAGTTCAAGTGACCTCTATCAAAAGATGTGGCAAGCGCATTTATCAGTCAGAGATACAGACCAAGATGAAAAGATAGGAGGTCTGGCTCATGCTTAG